The Achromobacter deleyi region GATATGCTCGCCGCTGGCCAGCGTCACGCCGGTGACCTGGCCGTTCTCGCGCTGCAGCGTTTCGACCTTGCTGGAGAACCGCACTTCGCCGCCGAGCTTGGTGATGGTGTCGCGCATGACTTCCACCATGCCCACCAGGCGGAACGTGCCGATGTGCGGTTTGGCCACGTACAGGATTTCTTCCGGCGCGCCGGCCAGCACGAATTCCTTGAGGACTTTCTCGCCGTAGTGCTTGGGATCCTTGATCTGGCTGTACAGCTTGCCGTCGGAGAAGGTGCCTGCGCCGCCTTCGCCGAATTGCACGTTCGACTCCGGGTTCAGGATCCGCTTGCGCCACAGGCCCCAGGTGTCCTTGGTCCGTTCACGCACCGCCTTGCCGCGCTCCAGGATGATGGGCTTGAAGCCCATCTGCGCCAGGACCAGCCCGGCAAACAGGCCACAGGGGCCGGTGCCGATGACGATGGGGCGCTTCTCCAGGCTGGCGGGCGCCTGGGCGACGAACTTGTATTCGGTGTCGGGCGTGGGCCGCACGTGGCGATCATCATGAAAGCGCTTGAGCAGCGCAGCTTCATTTTCCACGTCGATATCCAGCGTGTAGGTCAGCAGGATATTGTGTTTCTTGCGCGCATCGTAGCTGCGCAGGAAGATGGTGAAGCCGTGGAGGTCGCTGGCCGGAACGCCCAGTTTTTTCAGAATCGCGGCGGGCAATTCTTCCGGCGTGTGGTTCAACGGCAGCTTGATTTCAGACAGTCGCAACATGCTTTGGTCCAGATGGTGGGCGATCACAACGTCGCCAAACCGGAATTGTACTGGACCGCCGGAAGGGGTAGCCGCTAGCGCCTGATGTGCTGGAAAGGGCGCTCGGGGCCTGCTGGAAACAAGGACCCCCGTGTGTACTGCAGCGCTGGCCTGGCGACGGCGCGCAAAGGGCTCAGCCAGTTGCGGTGGCGCGTGGCCGATTCCAGCGCTGCTTATTCCGGCGCCAGCGATATGGCGTGCGCCAGCCCTTTCACTTCCTTCAGGACGAAGGACGTATACACCTCCTTGACCCCGGGAAGAGCACCCAGCACGTAGCGGGTGAGGTCGCCAAAGGCATCCAGGTCACGGGCGATGACGGTCAGCTGATGATCGTAGCGGCCCGATACGCAATGGCATGAAAGCACTTCGGGAATGTCCCTGACGGCGTCCTCGAATGCTTTGACATGGGCGGCGCCTTTCTTGTCCAGTGAAATGGACACGAAAGCGGTCACGCCAAATCCAAGCTTCTTGACGTCCACTTCGGCGCGGTAGCCCCTGATGACGCCGTCGTCTTCCAGCCGTTTGACGCGGCGCCAGCAGGGCGACGGCGTCAGCGAAACGCGTTCCGCCAATTCAGCGCTGGAAAGGCGTCCGTCCACCTGGAGCGCGGCCAAAATCTGCATGTCGGTATGGTCGAAATTCTTGCTCTGCATGATTCTTCCAAGGATTGTGAATCTAAGCTGATTTCATTCCAAAATTTTACATATATCGGCCAGAAAATCGGAAATTTTTTCCATTCAGCCCATGTATCTTTGTGGGGCTGAATCAGAGGCCGTCAGCACATGGAAAGGCCTCCTTCTGATTGTTATGGAGCAGTCTTGGAAACATCGAATCCGATTCGCAAAGCATTGCTGGCCGGCGCGCCTTCGGGGGGATGCTGGTTGACGCTGGGTAGCCCGGCTGTCGCCGAAACCATTGCGCACTGTGGTTTCGACTGGCTGGTGGTGGACATGGAGCACGCGCCCAACGACGTGGGCAGCCTGGTCGCTCAATTGCGGGCCATCGACGCGGCTCGCGCGCATGGCGCCGCGTCAAGCGCCGCGGTGCGCGTCACCGCCAACGATGCCGCGCTGGTCAAGCGGGCCATGGACTGCGGTGCGCAGACGATTGTTTTTCCCAACATCGATACGGCCGAAGACGCGCGCAACGCCATTGCTTCGATGCACTTTCCGAGCAATGGCAATGGCGGCACGCGTGGCGTGGCGGGCCTGGTGCGCGCCGGGACTTACGGACAGGATCCCGGCTACATCGGGGCCGCAAATGCGCAGTCCTGCGCAATTCTGCAAATCGAATCGGCGGCCGCGGTGCGCAATGTCGAGGCGATTGCCGCAGTGCCGGGCGCGGACTGCCTCTTTATCGGCACCGCGGACCTGGCGGCCAGTCTCGGGCACCTGGGCGACATGGCGCATGCGGCCGTCCTGGAGGCCGTGGCCAAGGTGATCAGCGCCTGCAAGGCCGCGGGCAAAGCGGTCGGGATCTTTGCCAACAGCGTCGAAGAGGCGGCTTCATACCGGCGGCAAGGCGTGCAGTTCATTGCCTTGCATTCCGACGTGGCGTGGCTGGCTCGCGGCGCGCGCCAGGCGCTGGCGCAATTCGACTCCGCTACGCGCTAGGCGGCCTGCCCGCCGTTACCCATTCTTCTTTCAATAGAAACAAGTATGCATTCAGATTCATTCATTGAAGGCGCGGGCCCGATTGCCCGCGCAGGCGTGCGCACCCTGCGGTCTTCGCAGATACGGGAAGTCGCCAATGCGGGCCTGGGGCGCGCGGACGTGCTGCCGTTCTGGTTTGGCGAGCCCGACGAAGAGACGCCACAGGCGTTCCGCGACGCGGCGATCGCGCACATTGCGTCGGGCCAGACGTTCTATGTGCAGACACTGGGCGTGCCCTCATTGCGGGATAGCCTGGCCTCTTACGTAAGCAAGCTGCACAGCCGGCGCGAGGTCGACCATATCGCGGTGACCAGTTCCGGAACTTCGGCGCTGATGACGGCGGTGCAAGCCATCGTCGGCAATGGCGATCATGTGGTCGTGGTGACTCCGCTCTGGCCCAATCTGGTGGAAATGCCCAAAGTGCTGGGCGCGAGTGTCACAACGGTTCCGCTCTCGTTTTCGCCTGCGGGCTGGCGCCTGGATGTCGATGCGCTGCTGGACGCCTTGACGCCCGATGTGCGCGCGCTGCTGGTGAACTCGCCGAACAATCCGACCGGCTGGGTCATGTCGGCGCAGGAGCAGCGCGTTGTTCTCGAGCATTGCCGCAAGCACGGGATCTGGATCATTTCCGACGATGTGTACGAGCGCTATTACTACGACGCGACCGTTGCGCCGACATTCCTGGATATCGCCGACGAGAACGACCGGGTGATCAGCTGCAACTCCTTTTCAAAGGCGTGGCTGATGACCGGCTGGCGCATAGGCTGGCTGGTGGTGCCGCGCGCCGTGCTCCCTGAAATCGGCAAGCTGATCGAATACAGCAATACCTGCACGCCAGGGTTTGTGCAGACCGCCGCGCAATGCGCGCTCGAGCAGGGCGAACCGGTGATCGCGCGCACGGTGGCGCGGCTGCGTCTTGCCCGCGATCATCTCGCGCAGCGCCTCCAGGAGGTTCCCGGCGTCGAACTGGCAGGCCGCGCGCCTGGGGCCATGTACACGTTCTTCCGTATCCAGGGCGTGACCGACAGCCTCTCGTTCTGCAAGGACCTGGTTGCCCGTGGCGGTCTGGGCCTGGCGCCCGGCACGGCATTCGGGCCAGAAGGCGAAGGGTATCTGCGCTGGTGCTATGCGAGCGCGCATGATCGCCTGGACGAAGGCGTGAACCGCCTGTCCCGATTCCTGCCTTGAGGGATGACCGATGAATACGCTTGAGCATCCACGCTCGCTGGAGTGGATCGAACGGCTGGTCCGGTTCGACACCACCAGCCGGCTCTCGAATCTGGGATTGATAGAAGCGGTACGGGATCATTTGACGGCGGCCGGGCACGCGCCCCGGCTGATCCACAACGCGGGCAAGGACAAGGCGAATCTCTTCGTGACGCTGCCGGCCCACGACGGGGGCACGCAAGGCGGCATCGTGCTGTCCGGCCACACGGATGTGGTCCCCGTGGACGGACAGGCATGGAGCAGCGATCCTTTCGTTCCCGAAGTGCGTGACGGAAGGCTGTACGGCCGCGGCACTTGCGACATGAAGGGCTTTATCGGCGTGGCGATCGCCATGCTGCCGGAGTTCGCGTCGCGGCGTCTGCGCGTGCCCGTGCACCTGGCCTTGAGCTATGACGAGGAGGTGGGGTGCCTCGGGGCCGACGCGATGCTGCAGGAATTGGCCCGCCTGGGCATACGCCCGGACAGCTGCGTGGTGGGAGAACCCACGGAGATGCGCGTCATTTCCGCGCATAAGAGCAGCAACCTGTACCGATGCACCGTGCACGGGCGGGCCGCGCATTCTTCGCTGACGCCGCATGGCGTCAATGCCATCGAATACGCGGCGCGGGCCATCTGCCATATACGCGACATGGCCGACAGACATCGCGAGCACGGGCCGTTCGATCGGGATTTCGAGGTGCCGTTTTCCACGGCGAATACCGGCGTCATTTCGGGCGGCCTGTCGGTCAACACCATCCCCGACCGGTGCCAGTTCGAATTCGAGTTTCGAACCATCCCGGGCGTCCTGGCGCCGGACGTGATCGGCGGCTTGCGCCGCTATATCACCGGCGAGCTGCGCGACCGGATCAAGGCGGAGAGCCCATTGGCCGATATCGAGCTTGAGGTGCTGGCGGAGGTGCCCGGGTTCGACACGGCCGCGCAGGCGGAGATCGCGCAGCTGGCGCAGAGATTGACGGGAGCGCGCGGTACGGAAAAGGTGGCTTATTGCACCGAGGCCGGATTGTTCCAGCGGGCGGGAATAACCGCTGTCATCTGCGGCCCCGGAAATCTGCAGCAGGCGCACCGGGCAGACGAGTATGTAGCGCTGTCGCAAGTTCTTCTATGCGAACAGTTCATGGGAAAGCTCGCGGATCATCTGACGGCCGCCGAGTAAAGAGTCTATTGAATAGTCCATATAAAAAAGCAGAGGGAAAAAATGAGTTACTCGGAGAATGCATCGTGGGATGCGGCAAGGACGGCCCCGGCCAGGCAAGCAGATGTCGACAAGCGGCGTGCGCAGGCGCGCCGCGCCGTGATCGCGGCGTCGATAGGCAATGCGCTGGAATGGTTCGACATGATCGCCTATGGCACGTTCGCGCTGATCATCGCCAAGCTTTACTTTCCTGCCGCCAGTGAGAGCTCGTCGCTGCTGCTTGCGCTGGCTTCGTTTGGCGTGTCGTTCCTGATGCGCCCGCTGGGCGCAATCGTGCTGGGCACCTATGCCGACCGCGCGGGCCGCAAGGCGGCGCTGACCATGTCGATCTTCCTGATGATGATAGGCACCTTGATCATCGTCCTGGTGCCGACT contains the following coding sequences:
- a CDS encoding Lrp/AsnC family transcriptional regulator, whose protein sequence is MQSKNFDHTDMQILAALQVDGRLSSAELAERVSLTPSPCWRRVKRLEDDGVIRGYRAEVDVKKLGFGVTAFVSISLDKKGAAHVKAFEDAVRDIPEVLSCHCVSGRYDHQLTVIARDLDAFGDLTRYVLGALPGVKEVYTSFVLKEVKGLAHAISLAPE
- the argE gene encoding acetylornithine deacetylase, with amino-acid sequence MNTLEHPRSLEWIERLVRFDTTSRLSNLGLIEAVRDHLTAAGHAPRLIHNAGKDKANLFVTLPAHDGGTQGGIVLSGHTDVVPVDGQAWSSDPFVPEVRDGRLYGRGTCDMKGFIGVAIAMLPEFASRRLRVPVHLALSYDEEVGCLGADAMLQELARLGIRPDSCVVGEPTEMRVISAHKSSNLYRCTVHGRAAHSSLTPHGVNAIEYAARAICHIRDMADRHREHGPFDRDFEVPFSTANTGVISGGLSVNTIPDRCQFEFEFRTIPGVLAPDVIGGLRRYITGELRDRIKAESPLADIELEVLAEVPGFDTAAQAEIAQLAQRLTGARGTEKVAYCTEAGLFQRAGITAVICGPGNLQQAHRADEYVALSQVLLCEQFMGKLADHLTAAE
- a CDS encoding pyridoxal phosphate-dependent aminotransferase, translated to MHSDSFIEGAGPIARAGVRTLRSSQIREVANAGLGRADVLPFWFGEPDEETPQAFRDAAIAHIASGQTFYVQTLGVPSLRDSLASYVSKLHSRREVDHIAVTSSGTSALMTAVQAIVGNGDHVVVVTPLWPNLVEMPKVLGASVTTVPLSFSPAGWRLDVDALLDALTPDVRALLVNSPNNPTGWVMSAQEQRVVLEHCRKHGIWIISDDVYERYYYDATVAPTFLDIADENDRVISCNSFSKAWLMTGWRIGWLVVPRAVLPEIGKLIEYSNTCTPGFVQTAAQCALEQGEPVIARTVARLRLARDHLAQRLQEVPGVELAGRAPGAMYTFFRIQGVTDSLSFCKDLVARGGLGLAPGTAFGPEGEGYLRWCYASAHDRLDEGVNRLSRFLP
- a CDS encoding HpcH/HpaI aldolase family protein; the encoded protein is MERPPSDCYGAVLETSNPIRKALLAGAPSGGCWLTLGSPAVAETIAHCGFDWLVVDMEHAPNDVGSLVAQLRAIDAARAHGAASSAAVRVTANDAALVKRAMDCGAQTIVFPNIDTAEDARNAIASMHFPSNGNGGTRGVAGLVRAGTYGQDPGYIGAANAQSCAILQIESAAAVRNVEAIAAVPGADCLFIGTADLAASLGHLGDMAHAAVLEAVAKVISACKAAGKAVGIFANSVEEAASYRRQGVQFIALHSDVAWLARGARQALAQFDSATR